agccggactcttggcagctttcttagccggactcttggcagctttcttagccggactcttggcagctttcttagccggactcttggcagctttcttagccggactcttggcagctttgggCTTGGCCGTCTTCTTTGTTATTTTCTTGGGGGCAGGTTTTGGCTTCTTTGGGGTCTTCGCCACCTTCTTGGCAGCGGCAGGCCTCTTGGCCTTTGTCAGGCTCTTGGCCGGAGTCTTCTTCGGGGATTTGGCAGCAGCCGCCGGCTTCTTCTTGACCGCTTTGTCCTTAGTCTCCAGCTGCTTCTTGTTCAGCTTGAAGGAGCCGGAGGCGCCGCTGCCTTTCACCTGGAGCAGGGTTTCCTTGGTCACCAGAGTCTTGAGCGCCATCTTCAGGCGGCTGTTGTTCTTGTCTACATCGTATCCTCCAGCAGCCAGAGCCTTCTTCAGGGCGGCCAGAGAAACCCCACTGCGCTCTTTGGAGGCGGACACGGCTTTCACGATGAGCTCGGACACGCTGGGACCGGAAGATTTCTTGGTTTTCTTGGCGGCCCCTGCTGCAGTTTTTTTCGGCTGCTTCTTGGATTTGGCGGCCGGCTCGGTGAGAGGGACAGCGGCGGCTGGTGCGGTCTCTGCCATCGTATACCACGGGAATCCACTAAAACAATTATTCTGCGAGGGAAAAAACGGGGGCGCCTCTTATATGTACAGCGGCTGCTCGGTGATTGGCTGCGATTCTCCTGAGAGTCTATTGGCTGACACTGATCACATGTCCTCCCTTTCCTCATCTGACAGGAGTGAAGCTCCGCTCTCCCCTTGTGCTTCCCTGCCCGGGATAAGAGCCTTTTACCGACTAGAAGCGGCCGGGCGAGCGGGCTCTCTACGTGACTTCCCCCTCCCTGACATTCCCTCTACTCATTTCTAGCCTTCACTGGCAGAGATGCTGGGAAGTAGCCGGGAGGAGGCCCCGGGATCTCTGCCATAGTTCTGCCGATCTGCACGTCGCTGTGATCGGACAAGATAAATGTGTTTGCGGGAGCTCGTTCCCTCTATTCCCGGCACTTGTCACTATCACAGGGTTCTTTACCACAATGTCTAACGTGTGGGAAGCTGATTGTCCGATGCGGGGGCGACCTGGAGCTGCAGAGAGCCCAGAAGGGTAACCCGGCACAGACGCGATGTCGGAGTGTCTTCCGCCTGTCTTACTGTAACTTGACACAGAGGAGACACAGGATTTGCTCTACTTATGTTACAATAACTCGGCACAGGCAAGACACCagcgtctgctccacctgtattacaatttcCCAGCACAGAAAAGACACTAaactaacctgacacaggccagaccccaaaacctgctcctccagcagtacattacccggacacagacaggacactagagacttctccacctgtataactataacctagcACAGAGGAGGGAACAGACACTGTTTGTTCCTCTTGTACTACATTACTACGGTGTCTTGTCTTTTGCCGGCTtattgtccctgtcccctcatattactgccattatgtcccctgtaggagggtacagggacacaatgccggtaatatgtccctgttccctcatcttcgaggcattatgtccctgttccttcatattaccggctttatgtccctgttccctcatctaccaggcattatgcccctgttccctcatattacaggcattatgtccctgttccttcatattacaggctttgtgtccctgttccttcatattacaggctttatgtccctgttccttcatattaccggctttatgtccctgttccctcatctaccaggcattatgcccctgttccctcatattacaggcattatgtccctcttccttcatattacaggcattatgtccctgatccttcatattacaggcttcatgtccctgttccttcatattacaggctttatgtccctgttcccttatattacaggcattatgtccctgatccttcatattacaggcttcatgtccctgttccttcatattaccggcattatgtccctgttccctcatcttacaggcatgatgtccc
This DNA window, taken from Rhinoderma darwinii isolate aRhiDar2 unplaced genomic scaffold, aRhiDar2.hap1 Scaffold_4074, whole genome shotgun sequence, encodes the following:
- the LOC142709438 gene encoding histone H1A-like; the encoded protein is MAETAPAAAVPLTEPAAKSKKQPKKTAAGAAKKTKKSSGPSVSELIVKAVSASKERSGVSLAALKKALAAGGYDVDKNNSRLKMALKTLVTKETLLQVKGSGASGSFKLNKKQLETKDKAVKKKPAAAAKSPKKTPAKSLTKAKRPAAAKKVAKTPKKPKPAPKKITKKTAKPKAAKSPAKKAAKSPAKKAAKSPAKKAAKSPAKKAAKSPAKKASNSRKTVTKK